The proteins below come from a single Cricetulus griseus strain 17A/GY chromosome 6, alternate assembly CriGri-PICRH-1.0, whole genome shotgun sequence genomic window:
- the Chrna1 gene encoding acetylcholine receptor subunit alpha, with the protein MELPTFLLLLGLCSAGLVLGSEHETRLVAELFKDYSSVVRPVEDHREIVQVTVGLQLIQLINVDEVNQIVTTNIRLKQQWVDCNLKWNPDDYGGVKKIHIPSEKIWRPDVVLYNNADGDFAIVKFTKVLLDYTGHITWTPPAIYKSYCEIIVTHFPFDEQNCSMKLGTWTYDGSVVAINPESDQPDLSNFMESGEWVIKEARGWKHWVFYSCCPNTPYLDITYHFVMQRLPLYFIVNVIIPCLLFSFLTSLVFYLPTDSGEKMTLSISVLLSLTVFLLVIVELIPSTSSAVPLIGKYMLFTMVFVIASIIITVIVINTHHRSPSTHTMPEWVRKVFIDTIPNIMFFSTMKRPSRDKQEKKIFTEDIDISDISGKPGPPPVGFHSPLIKHPEVKSAIEGVKYIAETMKSDQESNNASEEWKYVAMVMDHILLGVFMLVCLIGTLAVFAGRLIELHQQG; encoded by the exons CTGGCCTGGTTCTGGGCTCTGAACATGAGACTCGTCTGGTGGCAGAGCTATTTAAAGACTATAGCAGTGTGGTACGGCCAGTGGAGGACCACCGTGAGATTGTGCAGGTCACCGTGGGCCTACAGCTGATCCAGCTCATCAACGTG GATGAAGTTAATCAGATTGTGACAACCAACATTCGTCTGAAACAG CAATGGGTAGATTGCAACTTGAAATGGAATCCAGATGATTATGGCGGAGTTAAAAAAATTCACATCCCCTCAGAAAAGATCTGGCGGCCTGACGTTGTTCTCTATAACAA TGCAGATGGAGACTTCGCCATTGTCAAATTCACCAAGGTGCTCCTGGACTACACCGGCCACATCACCTGGACGCCTCCAGCCATCTATAAAAGTTACTGTGAGATCATTGTCACCCATTTTCCCTTTGATGAGCAGAACTGCAGTATGAAGCTGGGAACCTGGACCTATGATGGCTCTGTGGTGGCAATCAATCCG GAAAGTGACCAGCCGGATCTGAGTAACTTCATGGAGAGTGGGGAGTGGGTGATCAAGGAAGCCAGGGGCTGGAAGCACTGGGTGTTCTATTCCTGCTGCCCGAACACTCCCTATCTGGACATCACCTACCACTTCGTCATGCAGCGCCTGCCCCTCTACTTCATTGTCAATGTCATCATTCCCTGTCTGCTCTTTTCCTTCTTAACCAGCCTGGTGTTCTACCTGCCCACAGACTCAG GGGAGAAGATGACACTGAGTATCTCTGTCTTGCTGTCCCTCACCGTGTTCCTTCTGGTCATCGTGGAGCTAATCCCTTCCACCTCCAGCGCTGTGCCTTTGATCGGGAAGTACATGTTGTTCACCATGGTGTTTGTCATTGCGTCCATCATCATCACCGTCATTGTCATCAACACACACCACCGTTcgcccagcacccacaccatgcCTGAGTGGGTGCGGAAG GTTTTTATCGACACGATCCCAAACATTATGTTTTTCTCCACAATGAAAAGACCATCCAGAgataaacaagagaaaaagatTTTTACAGAAGACATAGATATCTCTGACATTTCTGGGAAGCCAGGGCCTCCACCCGTAGGCTTCCACTCTCCGCTGATCAAGCACCCTGAGGTGAAAAGTGCCATCGAGGGCGTTAAGTACATCGCAGAGACCATGAAATCAGACCAGGAGTCCAATAAT GCATCAGAGGAATGGAAGTATGTTGCTATGGTGATGGACCACATTCTCCTTGGAGTCTTTATGCTGGTATGTCTCATCGGGACACTGGCTGTGTTTGCAGGTCGGCTCATTGAGTTACATCAGCAAGGATGA